TTAAGATCGAAGATCTCGGCTTGCTCAAGAATCGTCGCGTTTTTGGAGAAAACGTTGATCAGCAGGTGGTTCTGGCGCTTGCCGACCTCGTAGTCGTTAAAGTCATGGGCGGGGGTGATCTTGACGCAGCCCGAGCCTTTCTCCATATCGGCGTGCTCGTCAGCAACTACCGGAATACGGCGGCCTACCAACGGCAGTTCGATAAATTTGCCAACCAATGAGGCGTAGCGCTCATCTTCCGGGTTAACTGCCACTCCGGTATCGCCCAGCAGGGTCTCTGGGCGGGTGGTGGCAACCACCAAATAATCCTTGCCGTCATCGGTTTTAACGCCGTCCGCTAACGGGTAGCGGAAGTGCCAGAAGCTGCCTTGCTGCTCTTTGTTTTCCACTTCCAGATCGGAAATGGCGGTGTGCAGCGTGGGATCCCAGTTGACCAAACGCTTGCCACGATAAATCAGCTTCTCTTCGTGCAGGCGAACAAACACTTCTTGCACTGCTTTGTAGAAGCCGTCGTCCATGGTGAAGCGTTCGCGAGACCAGTCGACGCTGGCGCCCATGCGGCGCAGCTGACGGGTAATATGGCCGCCGGATTCGTGTTTCCACTCCCACACCTTGTCGATAAACGCATCGCGGCCCAGGTCGTGGCGGGTCTTGCCCTCTTCAGCCGCAATCTTGCGCTCCACCAGCATCTGCGTGGCGATACCGGCGTGGTCGGTGCCTACCTGCCACAGGGTGTTATTGCCCTGCATCCGTTTCCAGCGCGTCAGGGTATCCATAATGGTGTCCTGGAACGCGTGGCCCATGTGCAGGCTGCCGGTCACATTGGGCGGTGGAATCATGATCGAAAAAGGCGTGCCCTGGCCGGAGGGGGCAAAACGGTTGTCAGCTTCCCAGCGCTCGTACCAGCGGGTTTCGATCTGTTCAGGTTGGTAGGTCTTTTCCATGGAGAGTTGGCTCACGGCTGGCGAGAAATGTGCAAAGTTTGAAAATATATAGTGCAAGAGTATACCGCGATAGCGCCTTGATCGTCAGGGGCTACTCATGCTCGATTATCGACACTGACCGTATGGGCAGAAAACCCGCGCATGGCGATTAGCCCGAGGATGGGGCCCGGCAATAGCCACCAGATCACTGCCAGCGACTGGCTCGACCACAGCGCGGTGACCAGCGCGATGGAAGGAATGGTCAGCCCAAAGCCAATAGCGTTCATCATCGCTAGCGCCGCTCCTAGCCGCTCGGGTGGCGCCGTGGCGCTGGCCAGTGCAGAGAACTGCGCGGAGTCGGCAATCACGCTAACGCCCCATAAGCCGAGAAGCGCTAACAGCAGCCAGGGCGAGGTGCTGCCGAGTAGCGGATAAATCAAGCACAGCGCACCAGAGGTTGTCAGTGCCACGCAGGCCACTCGGGCACTGCCGATGTGACGGCTCCATTTCCCTGCAAGCACGCAGCCCGGTAGGCCCAACGCAATCACCGCAAAGCTTAGCCACGGCTGGGCGCTGTTTGAAGCGCCCAAGCGCTCCAGTTCCCGGGCGACCAGAAACGGCACCAGCGCCCACAGCGCATACAGTTCCCAGCAGTGGCCGAAATAACCCAGCGCAGCGGCACGAAAGCGGGGCTGCCTGAACGCTGCTAACCCCGCCCAAGGCCGTCCGCTTTTGGCGGTGGCAGGCAAGTGCGGCCCAACGCCCAAACGAAAAATCATTAGCGCGGCGACCAATGCCAGCAGTGAAGCCAGCAGCAGCGGCCACTGCCAGGGTAAATGCAGCGTTAAGCCGCGCAGCAGATGCGGGGAGGCAATGCCCAGGGTGAGCATGCCCACCAGCCAACCCAGCGCGGCGCCGGCGTGGCTGGGTGTCCAACTCACTACCAGTTTCATACCCAGTGGGTAGATACCCGCCAGGCAGAGCCCGGTTGCAAAGCGTGCAACAGCGGCGAGCGACACGCTCTCAGCGACGCCGATAAAGGCGGCGTTGATCAGTGCGCCGAGAACGGCAGAAATCGCAAACAGGTGGCTGGCGCGAATGCGGTCAGCCAGGCCGGTGGTGGCGATCATCAGCGTGCCGCTAATAAACCCAGCCTGAACGGCGATGGTGAGCAGGCCCAAATCGCTTTCGCTGAGGCCGACGGCCTCCTGAAGCGCCAAGCCAACGCCATTAACGCTAAACCACAGCGAGGTGCCGAACAGCTGGGCGATGACAATCGTAACAAGCGGGTAGCGCGTGAACACGTTTACGTCTCCATGAGGGCAAAGGGCGCGGCCAGAGCCCGCTAATGGTAATCAACAATTTACCGTTACGACGAATTTTTTAAAAACAGCAGTGTCGGATCACAATACCCGTCAGGATTCGTCGGGCAGGAAGTACAAATTTGTTCGCAATTGGAGTTTTTATGCACGTAGCCAAGCTTTTCCTTCCAGCCGTTGCAGCACTGGCATTCAGTGTTCCCGCCATGGCCCAGCAAATGGGTGGCGGCACCCCCAGCGTCGATGACCAAGTTAATCAACTCGACGAAATGGTGGATCTGAATGATGGGCAGAAGGAAGAACTCAGCAACCTTTTGACCCAGATGCAAGACGACGTTGGTGACAATGAGCAGGAAGCCCAGCAGTTGCAACAGCAGCTCAGCGAGCACGTTCAGCCTGATTACGACGAAGCCGCCATTCGGGCGGATGCAGAGCGTCTTGGTGACCTAACGGCCGAGATGACCGCGGATAGCATTATCATACAGTCTCAGATCGAAGGC
This Vreelandella neptunia DNA region includes the following protein-coding sequences:
- a CDS encoding MFS transporter → MFTRYPLVTIVIAQLFGTSLWFSVNGVGLALQEAVGLSESDLGLLTIAVQAGFISGTLMIATTGLADRIRASHLFAISAVLGALINAAFIGVAESVSLAAVARFATGLCLAGIYPLGMKLVVSWTPSHAGAALGWLVGMLTLGIASPHLLRGLTLHLPWQWPLLLASLLALVAALMIFRLGVGPHLPATAKSGRPWAGLAAFRQPRFRAAALGYFGHCWELYALWALVPFLVARELERLGASNSAQPWLSFAVIALGLPGCVLAGKWSRHIGSARVACVALTTSGALCLIYPLLGSTSPWLLLALLGLWGVSVIADSAQFSALASATAPPERLGAALAMMNAIGFGLTIPSIALVTALWSSQSLAVIWWLLPGPILGLIAMRGFSAHTVSVDNRA
- a CDS encoding Spy/CpxP family protein refolding chaperone, with amino-acid sequence MHVAKLFLPAVAALAFSVPAMAQQMGGGTPSVDDQVNQLDEMVDLNDGQKEELSNLLTQMQDDVGDNEQEAQQLQQQLSEHVQPDYDEAAIRADAERLGDLTAEMTADSIIIQSQIEGVFTQEQRDQLDEAVAQQQQQMQQQMQEQMQQQGG